GGATCTGATATCATCACTTGTACTCCCTGCCGCCATTCGGTTTCATATCCAAATAGATTATTTTCACGAACCATTTTGAGCAAAAAAGTTGTCATCCCGATCTTTTGCGTACAACGATCAAAATGCTTCCCCGTTACAACGGCAATTGTCTGAAAAATCTGATCGGTAAACCCCCAATATTCAGCAGCAGACCAACCTCCAATGTAGCAGGGAGAAAAAAGCTCTGTAGCTAAAATAAAAGGATCCTCAATAGCAAGTTCTGAAGAAGTAGATTCCAAAGGAATGGGAAGGTATGCTCCACGTCTAACCCTATAGAGCCATCCCCGTTTTTCCCAATAGCAAAGGAGCAAAGATGCTTGCTTAGTCGTTATTTTAAGTATTTTCGCGACATCAGAGGCTTTGATAACCCCCTTAGAATAAGTGAGAACCTGACCCAGCTTTAGGCGAGATTTTTTTCCGATTCCAGCTATTTCACCCATGGTATATCCTAATCAGACAAAATATATATTTTGCTATTTTATCTGATTTCATTATACTTTTAAGATATAGGAACTGTCAAGGATTTTCTAATTGTGCAGCAACTGCTGCACAATTTACTGCATTTTTTTCAGAATGTGTAAGTTCTTAGCAGATTCGTAGCTAATGAATGCCCCTTCCTCTGTTTTTATATAACCTTCTTCCTCATGCGAAGTCTTGAGAACTTTTTGCGCTCCTAAGGACTTATATAGATTTAATATAAACTCTAAGGTCTCCTTTTCCCGATCTTCAAATAGTGCAGGATCTGATGGCACTAAAGCCTTGTATGCATGATTATTGACTTTTTTGAGATACCCTCCCCTAACCAAAGCTTCATAAATGGGACTATACTGATCAGGACATGGACCAAGCTTTAATGGGGTGTACCGAGCTCCAGTTAAGCTAACCCCATATTTCTTAAAGTGGTAAAAATCCACATAAAAATGCAGCTTGTTCAGAAAGAGGATCGATTCTTTGGTATGCTCTACAAGGTATAAGGCAACATTTTTGAAAAGTTGCAAGTTGAACTTTACATTCCCACTATATACAGTTGGTTCATCCCTTTTCCAGTGGACATTTAAGAAGTTCATCTCTGCTGCTGCCTCATCACATTTTAAACGAATAAGTTCATCTTGACTCATATCCTGTATATAGTATGTCTCCCATCTCTTAATACTTGCTTCACCAGTTCCTAAATAACGAGCAAAAGCAGACTGGGACATCCCTAACTTCTCTCTGTAAGCAATAATCTGTGAAGAGGTCAGGAGGCTATGATTCTCCCTATACTTATCGGCTGAAGCACG
This genomic window from Candidatus Neptunochlamydia vexilliferae contains:
- a CDS encoding type IV toxin-antitoxin system AbiEi family antitoxin domain-containing protein produces the protein MGEIAGIGKKSRLKLGQVLTYSKGVIKASDVAKILKITTKQASLLLCYWEKRGWLYRVRRGAYLPIPLESTSSELAIEDPFILATELFSPCYIGGWSAAEYWGFTDQIFQTIAVVTGKHFDRCTQKIGMTTFLLKMVRENNLFGYETEWRQGVQVMISDPTKTIIDILEDPSLGGGIQCVYDLYREYLHSKHFDLEKLISYGSLLGNRTIFKRLGFVTEKLVGVQKMDDDVLEESWILRESSASSKSFSSLESKLSKLIEECHSRISKGYSQLDPATPSKRISTKWRLRVPDEFLSPSVSVRFMAEAN
- a CDS encoding type II TA system antitoxin MqsA family protein, with protein sequence MKKEIMKCLECNKTQFVEQKIRFTPEIKGETVEVIVPCMVCKSCQSPLMNTEQMNVLRRASADKYRENHSLLTSSQIIAYREKLGMSQSAFARYLGTGEASIKRWETYYIQDMSQDELIRLKCDEAAAEMNFLNVHWKRDEPTVYSGNVKFNLQLFKNVALYLVEHTKESILFLNKLHFYVDFYHFKKYGVSLTGARYTPLKLGPCPDQYSPIYEALVRGGYLKKVNNHAYKALVPSDPALFEDREKETLEFILNLYKSLGAQKVLKTSHEEEGYIKTEEGAFISYESAKNLHILKKMQ